The proteins below are encoded in one region of Micromonospora yangpuensis:
- a CDS encoding antibiotic biosynthesis monooxygenase, with protein MPKVSAEDGYLTVLNVFTTDAPEKQDRLLDEMRAIVDTAAFPGWISSTVHSGVEKAGTANFIQWRGVEDLQARYADDKFKHRTIPTFSEITTSMMLLQNQVAYTQVGRAGGEAVEVSPDRGDYTVIEFFGVDADGQDDLVDALGPTVKWLGNVPGYRSHTVLRGIGARGYEGAFVVRYAQWESQERYEEYRDFPAEQWPAPRRKMQARVDALTTRYISNTYRVVHTRSAERTPDPVR; from the coding sequence ATGCCGAAGGTATCTGCCGAAGACGGTTACCTGACCGTCCTCAACGTCTTCACCACCGACGCCCCGGAGAAGCAGGACCGGCTGCTGGACGAGATGCGCGCCATCGTGGACACCGCCGCTTTCCCGGGCTGGATCTCCAGCACCGTGCACAGCGGGGTGGAGAAGGCCGGCACGGCCAACTTCATCCAGTGGCGCGGCGTCGAGGACCTGCAGGCGCGCTACGCCGACGACAAGTTCAAGCACCGTACGATCCCGACGTTCAGTGAGATCACCACGTCGATGATGCTGCTGCAGAACCAGGTCGCCTACACCCAGGTCGGCCGGGCCGGCGGCGAGGCGGTCGAGGTCTCCCCGGACCGGGGCGACTACACCGTCATCGAGTTCTTCGGGGTCGACGCCGACGGGCAGGACGACCTGGTCGACGCGCTCGGCCCGACCGTGAAGTGGCTGGGCAATGTGCCCGGCTACCGGTCGCACACGGTGCTGCGCGGCATCGGTGCCCGCGGCTACGAGGGCGCCTTCGTGGTCCGCTACGCCCAGTGGGAGTCCCAGGAGCGTTACGAGGAGTACCGGGACTTCCCGGCGGAGCAGTGGCCGGCGCCCCGCCGCAAGATGCAGGCCCGGGTGGACGCGCTGACCACGCGCTACATCTCGAACACCTACCGGGTGGTGCACACCCGCTCGGCAGAGCGCACCCCGGACCCGGTGCGGTAG
- a CDS encoding ScyD/ScyE family protein — MNLKARALLVSAAVATLLVSGSATAQAGPRGTTSTPQLTVFATGLNQPRHLIAVGNQVVVAEAGTGGNLQCVGTKCLGRTGSVAYVTSGQVQRIVQNLPSLGNAADGAYGVGPADIALSSNGTPAVLMSNLASGVNPVTGANPFGANGPEMGRLLTFTYPSTTPQLGADFGVYEVTNNPDGGAGAPTGAEKESNPYGMTAYGDGFAVVDTGANSLLWVRANGTVQTLAALPTKTIGGQVVQSAPTAVEVGPDGALYVAELSPSGTGTARVYRVVPGQAPTVYADGFTLLIDLAFDAQGRLLTLSMAQNGAFFPPSQGEVVRVEKNGTKTRWAPTGLIAPSGIAVSGNKAYISNKGVASPGGGEIVRLTLP; from the coding sequence ATGAACCTCAAGGCGCGGGCGCTGCTGGTGTCCGCCGCCGTGGCCACCCTGCTGGTCTCCGGATCGGCCACCGCCCAGGCAGGCCCCAGGGGCACCACGTCGACACCGCAGCTCACCGTCTTCGCCACCGGCCTCAACCAGCCCCGGCACCTGATCGCCGTCGGCAACCAGGTGGTGGTGGCCGAGGCGGGCACCGGCGGCAACCTGCAGTGCGTGGGCACCAAGTGCCTCGGCCGGACCGGCTCGGTCGCGTACGTGACCAGCGGCCAGGTGCAGCGGATCGTGCAGAACCTGCCGTCGCTGGGCAACGCGGCCGACGGCGCGTACGGGGTCGGCCCGGCCGACATCGCGCTGTCCAGCAACGGGACGCCGGCCGTACTCATGTCCAACCTGGCCTCCGGGGTCAACCCGGTGACCGGGGCGAACCCGTTCGGCGCCAACGGCCCGGAGATGGGCCGGTTGCTGACCTTCACGTACCCGTCGACGACGCCGCAGCTCGGTGCCGACTTCGGCGTGTACGAGGTGACGAACAACCCCGACGGTGGCGCGGGCGCGCCGACCGGGGCGGAGAAGGAGTCCAACCCGTACGGCATGACCGCCTACGGCGACGGCTTCGCGGTGGTCGACACGGGTGCCAACTCGCTGCTCTGGGTCCGGGCCAACGGGACCGTCCAGACCCTGGCCGCCCTGCCCACCAAGACCATCGGTGGCCAGGTGGTGCAGAGCGCGCCGACCGCCGTCGAGGTCGGGCCGGACGGCGCACTGTACGTCGCCGAGCTGAGCCCCTCGGGCACCGGCACGGCCCGGGTCTACCGGGTGGTGCCGGGCCAGGCCCCCACCGTCTACGCCGACGGTTTCACCCTCCTGATCGACCTGGCCTTCGACGCCCAGGGCCGGCTGCTGACCCTGTCGATGGCGCAGAACGGGGCGTTCTTCCCGCCCAGCCAGGGCGAGGTCGTCCGGGTGGAGAAGAACGGCACCAAGACCCGCTGGGCGCCGACCGGTCTGATCGCCCCCTCCGGGATCGCGGTCTCCGGTAACAAGGCCTACATCTCCAACAAGGGTGTCGCCTCGCCGGGCGGCGGCGAGATCGTCCGGCTGACCCTGCCCTGA
- a CDS encoding FAD-dependent monooxygenase: MNAGVIVVGAGPVGLMLAGELRLGGVDVVVYDKLPAPSGESRALGFTRRVAEVFEQRGLLSRLGELTQGRQGHFGGVRIDLGRLDESHHGVLGLPQSRTEEMLAGWLAELGVPVRRGYEAVEVRQTGQDVTVVFDGPQGRHEATAGYLVGCDGPQSTVRTATGFETTGWPATRGMYMADITGVELRQRPIGERVPGGNMVLATDLGDGYYRVLIHDRSLRPRPDSEPLTFPEVADAWQRMTGESIHAARARWTCAFSNAARLVTEYRRGRVLLAGDAAHDTPPLAGWGLSVGIQDAVNLGWKLAAVVGGRAPESLLDTYHTERHPLGQQLLRNTHAASTLYLTGDELEPLRGVLRELVEHRDAAGHLAGMVSGLGIRYDLGDGRHPLLGRRMPPDRELVRADGSRTRVAELLHAGRGVFVDTGHAVEPDGSGTTAGAVAGWSDRVDVVTGDWVQDGPGDPAYAALGSVLIRPDGYLAWVAPDGGDLTEALDRWFGAARSALPAEPAAVS, encoded by the coding sequence GTGAATGCTGGCGTAATCGTTGTCGGCGCCGGACCCGTCGGATTGATGCTCGCGGGTGAGCTCCGACTTGGTGGCGTGGACGTCGTCGTATATGACAAGTTGCCCGCTCCGTCGGGCGAATCACGGGCCCTCGGTTTCACCCGGCGGGTGGCCGAGGTGTTCGAGCAGCGCGGACTGCTGTCCCGCCTCGGTGAACTGACCCAGGGCCGGCAGGGCCACTTCGGTGGCGTCCGCATCGATCTCGGCCGGCTCGACGAGAGTCACCACGGGGTGTTGGGCCTGCCTCAGTCTCGGACCGAGGAGATGCTGGCCGGCTGGCTGGCCGAGCTCGGTGTGCCGGTCCGGCGCGGGTACGAGGCGGTCGAGGTCCGGCAGACCGGGCAGGACGTGACGGTCGTCTTCGACGGACCGCAGGGTCGGCACGAGGCGACCGCCGGTTACCTGGTGGGTTGCGACGGTCCGCAGAGCACCGTGCGTACGGCGACCGGCTTCGAGACCACCGGATGGCCGGCCACCCGGGGCATGTACATGGCCGACATCACCGGTGTCGAGCTTCGCCAACGTCCCATCGGCGAGCGGGTGCCCGGCGGCAACATGGTCCTGGCGACCGACCTCGGTGACGGCTACTACCGGGTCCTCATCCACGACCGGAGCCTGCGGCCCCGGCCGGACTCCGAGCCGCTGACCTTCCCCGAGGTCGCCGACGCCTGGCAGCGGATGACCGGTGAGTCCATCCACGCGGCCCGGGCGCGCTGGACGTGCGCGTTCAGCAACGCCGCCCGGCTCGTCACCGAGTACCGGCGCGGCCGGGTGCTGCTCGCCGGGGACGCCGCGCACGACACCCCGCCGTTGGCCGGCTGGGGGCTGAGCGTGGGCATCCAGGACGCGGTCAACCTGGGTTGGAAGCTGGCCGCGGTGGTCGGGGGTCGGGCACCGGAGAGCCTGCTCGACACGTACCACACCGAACGGCATCCGCTGGGCCAGCAGTTGCTGCGCAACACCCACGCCGCCTCGACGCTCTACCTGACCGGCGACGAGCTGGAGCCGCTGCGTGGCGTCCTGCGCGAGCTGGTGGAGCACCGCGACGCCGCGGGCCACCTGGCCGGAATGGTCAGTGGGCTGGGCATCCGGTACGACCTGGGCGACGGCCGGCACCCGCTGCTGGGCCGGCGGATGCCGCCCGACCGGGAGCTGGTACGGGCCGACGGCAGCCGGACCCGGGTCGCCGAGCTGCTGCACGCCGGCCGTGGGGTGTTCGTCGACACCGGCCACGCCGTCGAGCCGGACGGTTCCGGCACGACGGCCGGGGCGGTCGCCGGTTGGTCCGACCGGGTCGACGTGGTCACCGGTGACTGGGTCCAGGACGGGCCGGGTGACCCCGCGTACGCCGCGTTGGGCTCGGTGCTGATCCGGCCGGACGGCTACCTCGCCTGGGTGGCGCCCGACGGCGGCGACCTCACCGAGGCGCTGGACCGCTGGTTCGGCGCCGCCCGTTCCGCCCTACCCGCCGAGCCGGCCGCCGTGTCGTGA
- a CDS encoding alpha/beta fold hydrolase yields the protein MRKVVSRDGTTIAYQQAGDGPPLVLLGGGFRDHTIFNPIVPGLAPYLSTYVYDRRGRGESGDSPAYAVEREIEDLAAVIAEAGGEAAVFGGSSGAILALEAAMADIGITRLVLLEPPYRMPGQQRPPDGFAEHLQSLLDQEKRGAAAEYFLEGMVGFTPEEIATWRAGPMWPANEAVAHTLPYDTAVCGDGRLPVERLARLDVPTLVINSDSTSEWLRVAAEATAAALPNGRQVTLPGVWHKVPAEVLCPAVVEFVTGKRAEA from the coding sequence ATGCGCAAGGTCGTTTCGCGGGACGGCACCACGATCGCTTACCAACAGGCCGGTGACGGCCCTCCCCTCGTACTCCTCGGTGGCGGGTTCCGGGACCACACCATCTTCAACCCGATCGTTCCCGGGCTGGCGCCGTACCTGAGTACCTATGTCTACGACCGGCGGGGACGTGGCGAGAGCGGCGACTCCCCCGCGTACGCCGTGGAGCGGGAGATCGAGGACCTGGCGGCGGTGATCGCCGAGGCCGGCGGCGAGGCGGCGGTCTTCGGCGGCTCCAGCGGCGCCATCCTGGCGTTGGAGGCGGCGATGGCCGACATCGGGATCACCCGGCTGGTCCTGCTCGAACCGCCCTACCGGATGCCCGGCCAGCAACGCCCGCCGGACGGTTTCGCCGAGCACCTGCAGTCGCTGCTGGACCAGGAGAAGCGCGGCGCCGCCGCCGAGTACTTCCTGGAGGGGATGGTCGGCTTCACCCCGGAGGAGATCGCCACCTGGCGGGCCGGTCCGATGTGGCCGGCGAACGAGGCGGTCGCGCACACCCTGCCGTACGACACCGCGGTCTGCGGCGACGGCCGGCTGCCGGTCGAGCGGCTGGCCCGGCTCGACGTGCCGACGTTGGTCATCAACAGCGACAGCACCAGCGAGTGGCTCCGGGTGGCGGCCGAGGCCACCGCCGCCGCGCTGCCCAACGGCCGGCAGGTCACGCTGCCCGGGGTGTGGCACAAGGTACCGGCGGAGGTGCTCTGCCCGGCGGTTGTCGAGTTCGTCACCGGCAAGCGGGCCGAGGCCTGA
- a CDS encoding SDR family oxidoreductase yields MSAEPIALVTGANKGIGLEIARQLGRRGTTVLLGARDPDRGRRAAEALTGAGLSAVALRLDVTDGRSVADAADRIGQRYGRLDILVNNAGIAGAFTGPPSEVTLAQLREVYETNVFGVVAVTNAMLPLLRRSAAGRIVNMSSEVGSLTVNSAPDSRFRDYHQLAYQSSKTALNAVTVAYAKELRDTTIKVNSANPGFTATDLNHHRGHQSVEQGAVVAVRLAALGPDGPTGTSQDDTGIIPW; encoded by the coding sequence GTGTCAGCCGAACCGATCGCCCTGGTCACCGGGGCCAACAAGGGAATCGGTCTGGAGATCGCCCGGCAGTTGGGCCGGCGTGGGACCACCGTCCTGCTCGGGGCGCGCGACCCCGACCGGGGTCGGCGGGCGGCCGAGGCGCTGACCGGCGCGGGACTGTCCGCCGTGGCGCTGCGGCTCGACGTGACCGACGGCCGGTCGGTCGCCGACGCGGCCGACCGGATCGGGCAGCGGTACGGGCGGCTGGACATCCTGGTCAACAACGCCGGCATCGCCGGTGCCTTCACCGGTCCGCCCAGCGAGGTGACCCTGGCGCAGCTGCGCGAGGTCTACGAGACCAACGTCTTCGGCGTGGTGGCGGTGACCAACGCGATGCTGCCGTTGCTGCGACGTTCGGCGGCCGGGCGCATCGTCAACATGTCCAGCGAGGTGGGATCGCTGACGGTCAACTCCGCACCGGACTCCCGGTTCCGCGACTACCACCAGCTCGCGTACCAGTCCTCGAAGACCGCGTTGAACGCGGTGACCGTCGCCTACGCCAAGGAGCTGCGGGACACCACGATCAAGGTCAACTCCGCCAACCCGGGCTTCACCGCCACCGATCTCAACCACCACCGCGGCCACCAGAGCGTCGAGCAGGGCGCGGTGGTGGCGGTCCGGCTGGCCGCCCTCGGCCCCGACGGACCCACCGGCACCTCGCAGGACGACACCGGCATCATCCCCTGGTGA
- a CDS encoding aminotransferase class I/II-fold pyridoxal phosphate-dependent enzyme produces MSTGWARLRSTRLLDDFFVAGPLQQATLEFVTAPAWPRHRRSLRTALRVRREALLAALNRHLPGLVPASVPRGGLHLWVRLPDGTDDVALAAAAATEGVVVFPGRPWYAAEPPAPHLRLTYAAARPEEMDEAVRRLARALDTGRVQRT; encoded by the coding sequence GTGAGTACCGGCTGGGCCCGACTGCGCTCGACCCGGCTGCTCGACGACTTCTTCGTCGCCGGCCCGTTGCAGCAGGCCACCCTGGAGTTCGTCACCGCACCGGCCTGGCCGCGACACCGCCGCAGCCTGCGGACCGCGCTGCGGGTCCGGCGCGAGGCGTTGTTGGCGGCGCTGAACCGGCACCTGCCCGGGCTGGTACCGGCGTCGGTCCCGCGCGGCGGCCTGCACCTGTGGGTCCGGCTGCCCGACGGCACCGACGACGTCGCCCTGGCCGCCGCGGCGGCCACCGAGGGCGTCGTCGTCTTCCCCGGCCGACCCTGGTACGCGGCCGAACCGCCGGCTCCGCACCTGCGACTGACCTACGCCGCAGCCAGGCCCGAGGAGATGGACGAGGCCGTCCGCCGGCTGGCCCGTGCGCTCGACACCGGGCGGGTCCAGCGGACCTGA
- a CDS encoding SDR family oxidoreductase — MENSARTAPILVTGGTGTLGSHVLPRLREAGRQVRVLSRSSRPAADGVEYVTGDLLKGEGVESAVAGVGTILHLAGGPKGDDVATRNLVQAAAKAGVRHLVYISVIGADRVPLGYFKAKHGAEQAVSGSGIPWTTLRAAQFHDLVLTVSEKIAKMPIVPIPSVIRFQPVDSRDVADRLVELTLGEPAGLVPDIAGPKVAPLADLIRGYLQARGKSKPFLSMPLPGKPGKAYRNGDNLTLEGAQIGKRSWEEFLAERVR, encoded by the coding sequence ATGGAGAATTCAGCGAGGACCGCACCCATTCTCGTCACCGGTGGCACGGGCACGTTGGGCAGCCACGTCCTGCCGCGGTTACGTGAGGCCGGCCGTCAGGTCCGGGTGCTCAGCCGGAGCAGCCGTCCCGCCGCCGACGGCGTCGAGTACGTGACCGGGGACCTGCTCAAGGGTGAGGGGGTCGAGTCGGCGGTGGCCGGCGTCGGGACGATCCTGCACCTGGCCGGTGGTCCCAAGGGCGACGACGTGGCGACGCGCAACCTGGTCCAGGCCGCTGCCAAGGCCGGCGTGCGGCACCTGGTGTACATCTCGGTCATCGGGGCCGACCGGGTTCCGCTCGGCTACTTCAAGGCCAAGCACGGTGCGGAGCAGGCCGTCAGCGGCTCCGGTATTCCCTGGACGACGCTGCGCGCCGCCCAGTTCCACGACCTGGTCCTGACGGTGTCGGAGAAGATAGCGAAGATGCCGATCGTCCCGATCCCGTCGGTGATCCGGTTCCAGCCGGTCGACTCGCGCGACGTGGCGGACCGCCTCGTCGAGCTGACCCTCGGTGAGCCGGCCGGTCTCGTGCCCGACATCGCCGGCCCGAAGGTCGCCCCGCTGGCCGACCTGATCCGCGGTTACCTGCAGGCCCGGGGCAAGAGCAAGCCGTTCCTGTCCATGCCGTTGCCGGGCAAGCCCGGCAAGGCGTACCGCAACGGGGACAACCTCACCCTGGAGGGCGCCCAGATCGGCAAGCGCAGCTGGGAGGAGTTCCTGGCCGAGCGGGTGCGCTGA
- a CDS encoding cupin domain-containing protein, translating to MTTIVLPGQRPDGRRGFEIVLSSAATGGAAALVEARVAAATAGPPLHTHPNSEETYFVVSGALVMYVDGEVVELGAGGLAHISRGSEHTWATPATTEAHFLTLHMPGGYENYHPTALNVEKERGGPLTQADLFEIAKGFDWKLAGDAPFRLTPTGELVEAARADAEAERAAAEAAGLVRTAAPS from the coding sequence ATGACGACCATCGTCCTGCCGGGTCAGCGCCCTGACGGCCGCCGCGGTTTCGAGATCGTGCTCTCCAGCGCCGCCACCGGAGGGGCCGCCGCCCTCGTCGAGGCCCGGGTGGCCGCCGCCACCGCCGGCCCGCCGCTGCACACCCACCCCAACTCCGAGGAGACCTACTTCGTCGTCTCGGGTGCCCTGGTGATGTACGTCGACGGCGAGGTGGTGGAGCTGGGCGCCGGCGGTCTCGCCCACATCAGCCGCGGTTCGGAGCACACCTGGGCGACCCCGGCCACCACGGAGGCGCACTTCCTCACCCTGCACATGCCCGGCGGGTACGAGAACTACCACCCGACCGCGCTCAACGTGGAGAAGGAGCGCGGCGGCCCGCTGACCCAGGCCGACCTCTTCGAGATCGCGAAGGGCTTCGACTGGAAGCTCGCCGGTGACGCCCCGTTCCGGCTGACCCCGACCGGTGAGCTGGTCGAGGCGGCGCGCGCCGACGCCGAGGCCGAGCGGGCCGCGGCGGAGGCCGCCGGCCTGGTCCGGACAGCGGCACCCTCCTGA
- a CDS encoding methyltransferase codes for MSSVPAPFALLDLIQGSMVTQAIHAAATLGIADTLAEGPLSAEEIATRVGSHPDATYRLLRLLASRSIFVERDGTFALTPMADALRADAPMSMRRIALLMGHPIHWEDWNHFTETIRTGEPSLPKVRGMSAWEFFGTNPGYAQVFFEGMGNLSEMETEPLVEAYDYTRFNKIVDVGGGQGTLLAAILNKATDAKGVVFAPSVAEVAQQVVEQAGVADRCTVEPGNFLESVPTGGDAYLLKHIVHDWPEAQAVEILKKVREAAGPGSKLLLMEFVLPEDNEPHSGKLVDLWLMLLVGGKERTAAQYSDLLAKAGFRLTGVTTTTSPIAIVEAEPV; via the coding sequence ATGTCCTCCGTGCCCGCTCCATTCGCTCTCCTCGACCTGATTCAGGGTTCGATGGTCACCCAGGCGATCCACGCCGCCGCCACGCTCGGCATCGCCGACACCCTCGCCGAGGGGCCGTTGAGCGCCGAGGAGATCGCCACCCGGGTCGGGTCACACCCCGACGCCACGTACCGGTTGCTCCGGCTGCTCGCCAGCCGGTCGATCTTCGTCGAGCGCGACGGCACGTTCGCGCTGACCCCGATGGCCGACGCCCTGCGGGCCGACGCGCCGATGTCGATGCGCCGGATCGCCCTGCTGATGGGGCACCCCATCCACTGGGAGGACTGGAACCACTTCACCGAGACGATCCGGACCGGTGAGCCGAGTCTGCCCAAGGTCCGGGGCATGAGCGCCTGGGAGTTCTTCGGCACCAACCCCGGGTACGCGCAGGTCTTCTTCGAGGGCATGGGCAACCTGTCCGAGATGGAGACCGAGCCGCTGGTCGAGGCGTACGACTACACCCGGTTCAACAAGATCGTCGACGTCGGTGGTGGTCAGGGCACGCTGCTCGCGGCCATCCTGAACAAGGCGACCGACGCCAAGGGCGTGGTCTTCGCCCCCTCGGTTGCCGAGGTGGCGCAGCAGGTGGTGGAGCAGGCCGGGGTAGCCGACCGGTGCACCGTCGAGCCCGGCAACTTCCTGGAGAGCGTCCCGACCGGCGGCGACGCGTACCTGCTCAAGCACATCGTGCACGACTGGCCGGAGGCCCAGGCGGTCGAGATCCTGAAGAAGGTCCGGGAGGCGGCCGGACCGGGCAGCAAGCTGCTGTTGATGGAGTTCGTGCTCCCCGAGGACAACGAGCCGCACAGCGGCAAGCTGGTCGACCTGTGGCTGATGCTGCTGGTCGGGGGCAAGGAGCGGACCGCCGCGCAGTACTCGGACCTGCTCGCCAAGGCGGGTTTCCGGCTCACCGGGGTCACCACGACGACCTCGCCGATCGCTATCGTCGAGGCGGAGCCGGTGTGA
- a CDS encoding FAD-dependent monooxygenase: protein MTSQTRSALVVGGGIAGPVVAMALQKAGVEATVYEAYPSPADSVGGGLSIAANGLNALDVIGVGDVVRRVGTPMRGTVMQNWAGKVLAEFSPPAHLPPAQFAWRGDLYRALSDEATRRGIRTVYGKRLVAATDTGDQVDVSFADDTRASADVLVGADGIRSTVRSLIDPGAPRPEYAGLLGFAAPVADTGLPPTRGRLHLSYGKHASCGYLVYADGAGGWFVNLPHREPMTVAQARAVPAQEWLRVLREAFRDDRSPAPELLRSSDPADLLITGPLETMPTVPTWSRGRMVLVGDAVHAASPSSGQGASIAVESAVQLGRCLRDLPYGEAFAAYERLRRERVERIINAAIRTNRNKASPVARMARDLLMPIAMKVAMRMVKPEKMAWQFEYRIDWDEPVVTPAGSAHA, encoded by the coding sequence ATGACCTCCCAGACCCGAAGCGCGCTTGTCGTCGGCGGTGGCATCGCCGGCCCGGTGGTGGCGATGGCGCTGCAGAAGGCCGGCGTCGAGGCCACCGTGTACGAGGCGTACCCGAGTCCGGCCGACAGTGTGGGCGGCGGGCTGAGCATCGCCGCCAACGGACTGAACGCCCTCGACGTGATCGGCGTCGGGGACGTCGTACGTCGGGTCGGCACGCCGATGCGGGGCACCGTCATGCAGAACTGGGCGGGCAAGGTGCTCGCCGAGTTCAGCCCGCCGGCGCACCTGCCGCCGGCACAGTTCGCCTGGCGTGGCGACCTGTACCGGGCGTTGTCCGACGAGGCGACCCGGCGCGGCATCCGGACCGTCTACGGCAAGCGGCTGGTCGCCGCCACCGACACCGGTGACCAGGTGGACGTCTCCTTCGCCGACGACACCCGGGCCAGCGCCGACGTCCTGGTCGGCGCGGACGGCATCCGCTCCACGGTACGGTCGCTGATCGATCCGGGCGCGCCGCGCCCCGAGTACGCCGGCCTGCTCGGTTTCGCCGCCCCGGTGGCCGACACCGGGCTACCGCCGACCCGGGGCCGGCTGCACCTGAGCTACGGCAAGCACGCGTCCTGCGGCTACCTGGTCTACGCCGACGGTGCGGGCGGCTGGTTCGTGAACCTGCCCCACCGCGAGCCGATGACGGTGGCGCAGGCCCGGGCGGTGCCCGCGCAGGAGTGGCTGCGGGTGCTGCGGGAGGCGTTCCGGGACGATCGGTCCCCGGCGCCGGAGCTGTTGCGTAGCAGTGATCCGGCGGACCTGCTGATCACCGGCCCGCTGGAGACCATGCCGACGGTTCCGACCTGGAGCCGGGGCCGGATGGTGCTGGTGGGTGACGCGGTGCACGCCGCCTCACCCAGTTCCGGGCAGGGCGCCTCGATCGCCGTGGAGAGCGCGGTGCAACTGGGTAGGTGCCTGCGGGACCTGCCCTACGGCGAGGCGTTCGCGGCGTACGAGCGGCTACGCCGGGAGCGGGTGGAGCGGATCATCAACGCGGCGATCCGGACCAACCGCAACAAGGCCAGCCCGGTGGCCCGGATGGCGCGCGACCTGTTGATGCCCATCGCGATGAAGGTGGCGATGCGGATGGTCAAGCCGGAGAAGATGGCCTGGCAGTTCGAGTACCGCATCGACTGGGACGAGCCGGTCGTCACGCCCGCGGGTAGCGCCCACGCGTGA
- a CDS encoding FAD-dependent monooxygenase, translating to MDSFDADVIIVGAGPTGLMLAGELRLNGVSTIVLDRLTEPMQQSRALGFSARTIEEFDQRGLLARFGEVGTIPFGHFGGVPLDYRVIEGGSYGARGIPQSRTEGVLAQRAAELGAEVRRGHEVTGISPGADGVEVEVNTPDGSTRLRAKYLVGADGGRSTTRKLAGIDFPGTEPTMEMWLADVAGCDLRLRFSGERVPGGMVMVLPLGPVAQRVVVYEHSAGLRGSSEPPTFAQVAETFQRLTGEDISGGRPLWVSWFTDSSRQASEYRRGRVLLAGDAAHIHLPIGGQGMSAGVQDAVNLGWKLAAEIKGYAPAGLLDTYHSERHPVDARVVANTLAQRWLYLGGDQMQPLRELFGELVAYPEVQRHLVGMVTGLDTRYDVGSDEHPLLGRRLPNQELVGADGKSSTFEQLHRGRGVLFVLGDDQAAATAATGWADRVDTVQATPHADGGQGPLAGLDALLVRPDGYVAWLAPTGAGAGGLDDALSRWFGPSR from the coding sequence ATGGACAGTTTCGATGCGGACGTGATTATCGTTGGCGCCGGTCCTACCGGCCTCATGCTCGCCGGGGAATTACGCCTCAACGGCGTTTCGACGATCGTGCTGGACCGGCTCACCGAACCAATGCAACAATCCCGCGCGCTCGGATTCTCGGCCCGCACCATCGAGGAGTTCGACCAGCGTGGACTGCTGGCGCGATTCGGTGAGGTGGGCACGATCCCGTTCGGCCACTTCGGTGGGGTGCCGCTGGACTACCGGGTGATCGAGGGGGGCTCCTACGGGGCCCGGGGCATTCCCCAGTCGCGTACCGAGGGGGTGCTCGCCCAGCGCGCCGCGGAGCTCGGCGCCGAGGTCCGCCGGGGCCACGAGGTGACCGGGATCTCCCCCGGCGCCGACGGCGTCGAGGTCGAGGTGAACACCCCGGACGGCTCGACCCGGCTGCGGGCGAAGTACCTGGTCGGGGCGGACGGCGGGCGCAGCACGACGCGGAAACTGGCCGGGATCGACTTCCCGGGCACCGAGCCGACGATGGAGATGTGGCTGGCCGACGTGGCCGGCTGCGACCTGCGGCTGCGCTTCTCGGGCGAGCGGGTGCCCGGCGGCATGGTGATGGTGCTGCCGCTCGGTCCGGTGGCCCAGCGGGTAGTCGTCTACGAGCACTCCGCCGGCCTGCGGGGCAGCTCGGAGCCGCCGACCTTCGCCCAGGTCGCCGAGACCTTCCAGCGGCTGACCGGGGAGGACATCTCCGGCGGCCGGCCGCTCTGGGTCAGCTGGTTCACCGACTCCAGCCGGCAGGCGAGTGAGTACCGGCGGGGTCGAGTGTTGTTGGCCGGGGACGCGGCGCACATCCATCTGCCGATCGGTGGTCAGGGGATGAGCGCGGGGGTGCAGGACGCGGTCAACCTGGGGTGGAAGTTGGCCGCCGAGATCAAGGGGTACGCCCCGGCCGGGCTGCTCGACACGTACCACAGCGAACGGCACCCGGTCGACGCCCGGGTGGTGGCCAACACCCTCGCCCAACGCTGGCTCTACCTGGGCGGCGACCAGATGCAGCCGCTGCGGGAGCTCTTCGGTGAGCTGGTGGCGTACCCGGAGGTCCAGCGGCACTTGGTCGGCATGGTGACCGGCCTGGACACCCGCTACGACGTGGGCTCCGACGAGCACCCGCTGCTCGGCCGGCGACTGCCCAACCAGGAGCTGGTCGGCGCCGACGGCAAGTCCTCGACCTTCGAGCAGCTGCACCGCGGGCGCGGTGTGCTGTTCGTCCTCGGCGACGACCAGGCCGCCGCGACCGCCGCCACCGGCTGGGCCGACCGGGTCGACACGGTCCAGGCCACCCCGCACGCCGACGGCGGGCAGGGGCCCCTCGCCGGGCTGGACGCGCTGCTGGTCCGCCCGGACGGCTACGTCGCCTGGCTGGCACCGACCGGTGCCGGCGCGGGCGGTCTCGACGACGCGTTGTCCCGCTGGTTCGGCCCGTCCCGCTGA